A single Drosophila ananassae strain 14024-0371.13 chromosome 3L, ASM1763931v2, whole genome shotgun sequence DNA region contains:
- the LOC6494621 gene encoding AF4/FMR2 family member lilli isoform X21: protein MDLSLERDSSALGSLFQQIINDMKNTSPLWEDFVAKAGKLHTCLRAAIQAIAAYLDAFQKIADAATNSRGASKEIGTALTRVCLRHKAVETRLKTFTTAIMDCLVQPLQERIEDWKRTVATIDKDHAKEYKRCRSELKKRSSDTLRLQKKARKGQTDGLQSLMDSHMQDVTLRRAELEEVEKKSLRAAMVEERLRYCSFVHMLQPVVHEECEVMSELGHLQEAMQSIALVTKDPSVLPQASEELIHDAKASINLYPESPGGGSGSQGGGCSNSLGSRKSSVCSISSINSSGSSNSPGHHHYPRSLSQFVTPAIRLKPGESSDSGFCSSPALTTQTSNATNQTANVSTWPPHNQDTVDSLPPTADRPHTISTAYEKGHQRPPLTVYTFQNPETIHESTTGLNNGSPAAANGQSSSGQTTPATQKSPAASLSRPPLPVKPAHVRCSSLERPLSAQSNHRQGSGSNLLQRQCPSPIPAHITKELSAAHHAQQQQQQQQLQQHQQQQQTPPTYVNMSELANMAALKLTNHQNQQQQQQQKPSPPPLKQQSSIDSISSQHSNDSTGSHQLLQQQQHHQQHMQQQQNHHSASATATRSHSISSTASSLHSHPSIDSTVACGSLVGQHNHSTSTNTNTTTTSPSSGCSTPQNHYSPLLTNSPTSTAAGTPSGSSIGTGAGLGFVYQVSSPTPPASEVLKITEQGSGSGQASVNNDVEEEETDERSRASVLQKASMFEKAAAAAAISPPAPVPVAPPTASVGPAGGGRRSEAEQQEMDKSFEDSIQALNNLIGELDSFQREIDEGKGKQMMMMTSLTGSSNNNVTNVTTTSSSTSSSDNHNTPAGNTSTIEPCAISNQTHSSGCGTDISDTTSDELGGDESAEARRRDRDRDRDLLGASDSELSRCYVSETSSLTGGMTAGGYENPTFAHFVAASASREEAGPGDSVSLASDSLCLGQPRHAYVDTCSDSGSAVVVIYDHQIPITPDIEFVKQNSEIVLLRTKDPQPQALQLHEMRELQQLPTNLAGTPDSSPDGQAPPQPATATVAPAKQRLSSFRATSEQQLQLLGRGSPQRGKATTEPAQDQHPPPPPPPQQQQQVASELQPVDPVKRQLPPKPNSLSLFSGPAPNTLASDKPLVPRKSDFKADLDAKIRRQKHKVQQQLQQQQQSPPQQQAPSATQPQQQQSPPQQSPPNRNCNVTNKPAANVTASASASASKVNQNHRNPCQNQTAASSNHKQYKTPPACPTYSSSSTSLPSLPSLPSLPLSVSTSSANSPPSMLPASARPVAHSPHLYSNANANASVPANPHSPANAHANVKPCITPRPASLSGGGAGGGGSTRIARRSSINQAKPPPPVRRSSSVTPSPNASVGTFRTSSPAAGGGGGGGGIYAQPKLVNSMSSFRTSSPSPNGHAHPLPPTQPKANPNLIAQLNARLNSKQQHQQHEGIYGNQQQQQQQPGGDSIYMRGGLPMSQTPQQQHFDDYATSTNIEKTGSIRAKTKAEFLENLNAKLAKQGMSGRAFAVRNLINSKALMYQNPQSLSRPSAQYRRPPTYPNTTSSAINTCDEQC, encoded by the exons ATGGATCTGAGTCTGGAACGCGACAGCTCCGCTCTGGGAAGTCTGTTTCAACAGATTATCAATGATATGAAG AACACCTCGCCGTTGTGGGAGGATTTTGTGGCCAAGGCGGGAAAACTCCATACATGTTTGAG GGCCGCCATCCAAGCAATCGCCGCCTATTTGGATGCCTTCCAAAAGATAGCAGATGCGGCGACCAATTCAAGAG GCGCTTCCAAGGAGATCGGCACCGCCCTCACCCGGGTCTGCCTGCGCCACAAGGCGGTGGAGACGCGCCTGAAGACCTTCACCACGGCCATCATGGATTGTTTGGTGCAGCCGCTGCAGGAGAGGATCGAGGACTGGAAGCGCACAGTGGCCACCATCGACAAGGACCATGCCAAAGAGTACAAGCGGTGCCGGAGTGAGCTGAAGAAGCGCTCCAGCGACACGCTGCGCCTCCAGAAGAAGGCGCGCAAGGGCCAGACGGACGGGCTCCAGTCCCTGATGGACTCGCACATGCAGGACGTGACACTCCGCCGGGCCGAGTTGGAGGAGGTGGAGAAGAAGTCCCTGAGGGCGGCCATGGTGGAGGAGAGACTGCGGTACTGCAGCTTTGTCCACATGCTGCAGCCGGTGGTGCACGAGGAGTGCGAGGTCATGTCCGAACTGGGTCACCTCCAG GAGGCGATGCAGTCGATAGCTCTGGTCACCAAGGACCCCAGTGTCCTGCCCCAGGCCTCCGAGGAACTCATCCACGATGCCAAGGCCAGCATTAATCTCTACCCAGAGTCCCCGGGTGGCGGTTCTGGGTCTCAGGGTGGAGGCTGCTCCAACTCGCTGGGTTCCCGTAAGAGCTCCGTCTGCTCCATCAGTAGCATCAACAGCAGCGGCTCAAGCAACTCACCTGGCCATCACCACTATCCGCGTTCCCTGTCGCAG TTTGTAACGCCCGCAATTCGCTTGAAACCTGGTGAATCCAGTGATAGTGGCTTTTGCTCATCGCCAGCGCTAACAACACAg ACATCGAATGCCACCAATCAGACGGCGAATGTATCCACCTGGCCGCCACACAATCAGGACACTGTGGACAGCCTGCCACCGACCGCCGACCGGCCGCATACCATTTCGACCGCCTACGAGAAGGGCCACCAGCGACCGCCGCTCACAGTCTATACGTTCCAGAACCCGGAGACCATTCACGAGTCAACCACTGGCCTCAATAATGGCTCCCCAGCCGCCGCCAATGGACAGTCCTCGTCTGGCCAGACCACTCCGGCCACCCAGAAGTCCCCGGCTGCCTCCCTCAGCCGGCCACCTCTGCCAGTT AAGCCAGCCCACGTG CGCTGCTCGTCGTTGGAGCGTCCGTTGTCGGCCCAGAGCAACCACCGCCAGGGTAGCGGGAGCAATCTGCTGCAGCGGCAGTGTCCCTCACCGATTCCAGCTCATATCACGAAAG AGCTGTCCGCAGCGCATCatgcccagcagcagcagcaacagcaacagctccagcaacatcagcaacaacagcagacACCGCCCACCTACGTGAATATGTCCGAGTTGGCCAACATGGCGGCCCTGAAACTGACTAACCACCAgaaccagcaacagcagcagcagcagaagcccTCGCCGCCGCCTTTGAAACAACAGAGCTCCATCGACTCGATCAGCTCACAGCATTCCAATGACTCCACGGGTTCGCATCAACTGctccaacagcagcaacatcatcagcaacacatgcaacagcagcaaaatCATCACTCCGCCTCTGCCACAGCCACTCGCTCCCATTCCATATCCTCGACGGCCTCGTCGCTGCACTCGCATCCGTCAATTGACTCGACGGTAGCTTGTGGCTCCCTGGTGGGCCAGCACAACCACAGCACCAGCACCAACACGAACACGACCACCACCTCGCCGTCCAGTGGCTGCTCCACGCCACAGAATCATTACTCGCCCTTGCTAACCAACTCACCCACGTCCACTGCCGCAGGTACACCCAGTGGCAGCAGCATCGGCACGGGAGCCGGCCTGGGCTTTGTCTATCAGGTCAGCTCTCCCACTCCGCCCGCCAGCGAGGTGCTGAAGATCACCGAGCAGGGTTCCGGCTCTGGCCAGGCATCTGTAAACAATGACGTGGAGGAGGAAGAGACCGACGAGCGATCGCGGGCTTCCGTCTTGCAGAAGGCCTCGATGTTCGAGAAGGCGGCAGCTGCGGCTGCCATATCGCCACCGGCTCCGGTTCCAGTCGCTCCACCAACTGCATCGGTTGGCCCGGCCGGAGGAGGACGCCGATCCGAGGCGGAGCAGCAGGAAATGG ACAAGTCTTTCGAAGATTCAATCCAAGctctaaataatttaattggcGAACTAGACTCGTTCCAACGCGAGATCGATGAGGGCAAGGGCAAgcagatgatgatgatgaccaGCCTGACCGGCAGCAGTAACAACAATGTGACGAATGTGACCACCACCAGCAGttccaccagcagcagcgacAACCACAACACGCCCGCCGGCAACACCAGCACCATCGAGCCCTGTGCCATCAGCAATCAGACGCACTCGAGCGGCTGCGGCACCGACATCTCGGACACTACCTCGGATGAGTTGGGCGGCGACGAGAGTGCGGAGGCACGGCGACGGGATCGGGATAGGGACAGGGACCTGCTTGGAGCCAGCGATTCGGAGCTGAGTCGTTGCTATGTGAGCGAGACGAGTTCGCTGACCGGCGGGATGACGGCCGGCGGCTACGAGAATCCCACATTTGCGCACTTTGTGGCGGCCAGTGCCAGTCGGGAGGAGGCGGGTCCGGGTGACAGTGTCTCCCTGGCGTCGGACAGCCTGTGTCTGGGGCAACCGCGCCACGCCTACGTGGACACCTGCAGCGATAGCGGCAGTGCCGTGGTGGTGATCTACGACCACCAGATTCCCATCACGCCGGACATCGAGTTCGTGAAGCAGAACTCGGAGATAGTGCTGCTGCGCACCAAGGATCCCCAGCCACAGGCGCTACAGCTGCACGAGATGCGCGAGCTGCAGCAGCTGCCGACGAACCTGGCTGGAACGCCGGACTCCTCGCCGGATGGCCAGGCGCCACCGCAGCCGGCCACAGCAACCGTGGCGCCCGCCAAGCAGCGACTCTCCTCCTTCCGCGCCACCAGCGAACAGCAGCTGCAGCTCCTCGGACGCGGCAGTCCCCAAAGAGGTAAAGCCACCACTGAGCCGGCACAGGACCAgcacccaccaccaccaccacccccccagcagcagcagcaggtggCCAGTGAGCTGCAGCCAGTAGATCCTGTCAAGCGCCAGCTGCCGCCCAAACCGAACAGCCTGAGCCTTTTCAGTGGCCCAGCGCCCAACACGCTGGCCAGCGACAAGCCCCTGGTGCCCCGAAAGTCAGACTTTAAGGCCGATCTTGATGCCAAAATACGCAGACAGAAGCACAAAGTCCAACAGCAattgcagcaacagcagcaatcgCCGCCTCAGCAGCAAGCACCTTCCGCCACACaaccgcaacaacaacagtcaCCACCACAACAGTCGCCCCCAAACCGAAACTGTAATGTCACTAATAAGCCAGCCGCCAATGTTACTGCATCCGCATCAGCATCTGCATCTAAAGTGAACCAAAATCATAGAAATCCATGCCAAAATCAGACAGCTGCATCATCCAATCATAAGCAATATAAGACGCCCCCAGCCTGCCCGACATACTCATCTTCATCGACATCGCTACCATCGCTACCATCGCTACCATCATTGCCATTATCAGTCAGCACCTCATCAGCAAACTCTCCGCCATCGATGTTGCCCGCCAGTGCCCGACCAGTAGCCCACTCACCACATCTATACTCCAATGCCAATGCCAATGCTAGTGTCCCAGCCAATCCTCATAGCCCGGCCAATGCCCATGCCAATGTCAAGCCGTGCATTACGCCCAGGCCGGCTTCGTTGTCGG gaggaggagcaggtgGCGGTGGATCCACGCGCATCGCCCGCCGTTCGTCCATCAACCAGGCCAAGCCACCGCCGCCAGTCAGACGCAGCTCTTCGGTGACCCCCAGTCCCAATGCCTCGGTTGGG ACGTTCCGCACCTCATCACCTGCCGCTGGCGGAggcgggggcgggggcggCATTTACGCCCAACCCAAGCTGGTCAACAGCATGTCCAGCTTCCGCACCAGTAGCCCCAGTCCCAACGGACACGCTCACCCACTGCCACCGACACAGCCCAAGGCGAACCCGAATCTGATAGCACAGCTCAATGCACGACTCAACAGCaagcaacagcaccagcagcacGAGGGGATCTACGgcaaccagcagcagcagcaacagcaacccgGAGGGGATTCGATTTATATGCGAGGAGGTTTGCCCATGTCGCAAACGCCTCAGCAGCAACACTTTGACG ACTATGCCACAAGCACAAATATCGAAAAGACTGGCAGCATTCGGGCCAAGACCAAGGCCGAATTCCTCGAGAATCTCAACGCGAAACTGGCCAAGCAGGGAATGTCTGGACGAGCATTCGCCGTGCGCAATCTCATCAACAGCAAGGCCCTG ATGTACCAAAATCCGCAATCTTTATCGCGACCCAGTGCGCAGTATCGTAGACCACCCACCTATCCCAACACCACCAGCAGCGCCATCAACACCTGCGACGAGCAGTGCTAA
- the LOC6494621 gene encoding AF4/FMR2 family member lilli isoform X17: MDLSLERDSSALGSLFQQIINDMKNTSPLWEDFVAKAGKLHTCLRAAIQAIAAYLDAFQKIADAATNSRGASKEIGTALTRVCLRHKAVETRLKTFTTAIMDCLVQPLQERIEDWKRTVATIDKDHAKEYKRCRSELKKRSSDTLRLQKKARKGQTDGLQSLMDSHMQDVTLRRAELEEVEKKSLRAAMVEERLRYCSFVHMLQPVVHEECEVMSELGHLQEAMQSIALVTKDPSVLPQASEELIHDAKASINLYPESPGGGSGSQGGGCSNSLGSRKSSVCSISSINSSGSSNSPGHHHYPRSLSQFVTPAIRLKPGESSDSGFCSSPALTTQTSNATNQTANVSTWPPHNQDTVDSLPPTADRPHTISTAYEKGHQRPPLTVYTFQNPETIHESTTGLNNGSPAAANGQSSSGQTTPATQKSPAASLSRPPLPVKPAHVRCSSLERPLSAQSNHRQGSGSNLLQRQCPSPIPAHITKELSAAHHAQQQQQQQQLQQHQQQQQTPPTYVNMSELANMAALKLTNHQNQQQQQQQKPSPPPLKQQSSIDSISSQHSNDSTGSHQLLQQQQHHQQHMQQQQNHHSASATATRSHSISSTASSLHSHPSIDSTVACGSLVGQHNHSTSTNTNTTTTSPSSGCSTPQNHYSPLLTNSPTSTAAGTPSGSSIGTGAGLGFVYQVSSPTPPASEVLKITEQGSGSGQASVNNDVEEEETDERSRASVLQKASMFEKAAAAAAISPPAPVPVAPPTASVGPAGGGRRSEAEQQEMDKSFEDSIQALNNLIGELDSFQREIDEGKGKQMMMMTSLTGSSNNNVTNVTTTSSSTSSSDNHNTPAGNTSTIEPCAISNQTHSSGCGTDISDTTSDELGGDESAEARRRDRDRDRDLLGASDSELSRCYVSETSSLTGGMTAGGYENPTFAHFVAASASREEAGPGDSVSLASDSLCLGQPRHAYVDTCSDSGSAVVVIYDHQIPITPDIEFVKQNSEIVLLRTKDPQPQALQLHEMRELQQLPTNLAGTPDSSPDGQAPPQPATATVAPAKQRLSSFRATSEQQLQLLGRGSPQRGKATTEPAQDQHPPPPPPPQQQQQVASELQPVDPVKRQLPPKPNSLSLFSGPAPNTLASDKPLVPRKSDFKADLDAKIRRQKHKVQQQLQQQQQSPPQQQAPSATQPQQQQSPPQQSPPNRNCNVTNKPAANVTASASASASKVNQNHRNPCQNQTAASSNHKQYKTPPACPTYSSSSTSLPSLPSLPSLPLSVSTSSANSPPSMLPASARPVAHSPHLYSNANANASVPANPHSPANAHANVKPCITPRPASLSGGGAGGGGSTRIARRSSINQAKPPPPVRRSSSVTPSPNASVGLKQPQQPEHLHLHQQQLSSSSEHLPPPPAFLLDSMPQSPPPAAMPSSALKVSETVRALAALRHQPASPVALRRMQQQQQQQQQQLQHQQQQQLLQQQQQQQQPFLQSLHQSPSNDDLSYEVYYDSYLDLHAYAPAQQRLTQHQQQYQQQQQQHLMYLQQQHQAAQPPVYQAPPPVDATFRTSSPAAGGGGGGGGIYAQPKLVNSMSSFRTSSPSPNGHAHPLPPTQPKANPNLIAQLNARLNSKQQHQQHEGIYGNQQQQQQQPGGDSIYMRGGLPMSQTPQQQHFDAAQMSNNMRQVHPPYQHHQSQSQQQQQHYTCPPPLEDPPPPPIYAAGASATMPKKMARPLVGHAPHASAYAAASATATLPKNIMQQQQQHRLLQQQQQQQQYQQPTGMGNGNGNGHGHGHVSHRPQLPLPQQKMRAAQQQQQHLVEQQHQPPIPSRHSSVQQKIFVSTNPFIQTTAVKFHSPSASPICGSPGSGTGSVSGSGSLASIYATTARGSHQQHPHQQQQQQQHYYRDVAGGNSNGGGGYYNHNAHGHAHSNAHANAHAHVQAHHAT, from the exons ATGGATCTGAGTCTGGAACGCGACAGCTCCGCTCTGGGAAGTCTGTTTCAACAGATTATCAATGATATGAAG AACACCTCGCCGTTGTGGGAGGATTTTGTGGCCAAGGCGGGAAAACTCCATACATGTTTGAG GGCCGCCATCCAAGCAATCGCCGCCTATTTGGATGCCTTCCAAAAGATAGCAGATGCGGCGACCAATTCAAGAG GCGCTTCCAAGGAGATCGGCACCGCCCTCACCCGGGTCTGCCTGCGCCACAAGGCGGTGGAGACGCGCCTGAAGACCTTCACCACGGCCATCATGGATTGTTTGGTGCAGCCGCTGCAGGAGAGGATCGAGGACTGGAAGCGCACAGTGGCCACCATCGACAAGGACCATGCCAAAGAGTACAAGCGGTGCCGGAGTGAGCTGAAGAAGCGCTCCAGCGACACGCTGCGCCTCCAGAAGAAGGCGCGCAAGGGCCAGACGGACGGGCTCCAGTCCCTGATGGACTCGCACATGCAGGACGTGACACTCCGCCGGGCCGAGTTGGAGGAGGTGGAGAAGAAGTCCCTGAGGGCGGCCATGGTGGAGGAGAGACTGCGGTACTGCAGCTTTGTCCACATGCTGCAGCCGGTGGTGCACGAGGAGTGCGAGGTCATGTCCGAACTGGGTCACCTCCAG GAGGCGATGCAGTCGATAGCTCTGGTCACCAAGGACCCCAGTGTCCTGCCCCAGGCCTCCGAGGAACTCATCCACGATGCCAAGGCCAGCATTAATCTCTACCCAGAGTCCCCGGGTGGCGGTTCTGGGTCTCAGGGTGGAGGCTGCTCCAACTCGCTGGGTTCCCGTAAGAGCTCCGTCTGCTCCATCAGTAGCATCAACAGCAGCGGCTCAAGCAACTCACCTGGCCATCACCACTATCCGCGTTCCCTGTCGCAG TTTGTAACGCCCGCAATTCGCTTGAAACCTGGTGAATCCAGTGATAGTGGCTTTTGCTCATCGCCAGCGCTAACAACACAg ACATCGAATGCCACCAATCAGACGGCGAATGTATCCACCTGGCCGCCACACAATCAGGACACTGTGGACAGCCTGCCACCGACCGCCGACCGGCCGCATACCATTTCGACCGCCTACGAGAAGGGCCACCAGCGACCGCCGCTCACAGTCTATACGTTCCAGAACCCGGAGACCATTCACGAGTCAACCACTGGCCTCAATAATGGCTCCCCAGCCGCCGCCAATGGACAGTCCTCGTCTGGCCAGACCACTCCGGCCACCCAGAAGTCCCCGGCTGCCTCCCTCAGCCGGCCACCTCTGCCAGTT AAGCCAGCCCACGTG CGCTGCTCGTCGTTGGAGCGTCCGTTGTCGGCCCAGAGCAACCACCGCCAGGGTAGCGGGAGCAATCTGCTGCAGCGGCAGTGTCCCTCACCGATTCCAGCTCATATCACGAAAG AGCTGTCCGCAGCGCATCatgcccagcagcagcagcaacagcaacagctccagcaacatcagcaacaacagcagacACCGCCCACCTACGTGAATATGTCCGAGTTGGCCAACATGGCGGCCCTGAAACTGACTAACCACCAgaaccagcaacagcagcagcagcagaagcccTCGCCGCCGCCTTTGAAACAACAGAGCTCCATCGACTCGATCAGCTCACAGCATTCCAATGACTCCACGGGTTCGCATCAACTGctccaacagcagcaacatcatcagcaacacatgcaacagcagcaaaatCATCACTCCGCCTCTGCCACAGCCACTCGCTCCCATTCCATATCCTCGACGGCCTCGTCGCTGCACTCGCATCCGTCAATTGACTCGACGGTAGCTTGTGGCTCCCTGGTGGGCCAGCACAACCACAGCACCAGCACCAACACGAACACGACCACCACCTCGCCGTCCAGTGGCTGCTCCACGCCACAGAATCATTACTCGCCCTTGCTAACCAACTCACCCACGTCCACTGCCGCAGGTACACCCAGTGGCAGCAGCATCGGCACGGGAGCCGGCCTGGGCTTTGTCTATCAGGTCAGCTCTCCCACTCCGCCCGCCAGCGAGGTGCTGAAGATCACCGAGCAGGGTTCCGGCTCTGGCCAGGCATCTGTAAACAATGACGTGGAGGAGGAAGAGACCGACGAGCGATCGCGGGCTTCCGTCTTGCAGAAGGCCTCGATGTTCGAGAAGGCGGCAGCTGCGGCTGCCATATCGCCACCGGCTCCGGTTCCAGTCGCTCCACCAACTGCATCGGTTGGCCCGGCCGGAGGAGGACGCCGATCCGAGGCGGAGCAGCAGGAAATGG ACAAGTCTTTCGAAGATTCAATCCAAGctctaaataatttaattggcGAACTAGACTCGTTCCAACGCGAGATCGATGAGGGCAAGGGCAAgcagatgatgatgatgaccaGCCTGACCGGCAGCAGTAACAACAATGTGACGAATGTGACCACCACCAGCAGttccaccagcagcagcgacAACCACAACACGCCCGCCGGCAACACCAGCACCATCGAGCCCTGTGCCATCAGCAATCAGACGCACTCGAGCGGCTGCGGCACCGACATCTCGGACACTACCTCGGATGAGTTGGGCGGCGACGAGAGTGCGGAGGCACGGCGACGGGATCGGGATAGGGACAGGGACCTGCTTGGAGCCAGCGATTCGGAGCTGAGTCGTTGCTATGTGAGCGAGACGAGTTCGCTGACCGGCGGGATGACGGCCGGCGGCTACGAGAATCCCACATTTGCGCACTTTGTGGCGGCCAGTGCCAGTCGGGAGGAGGCGGGTCCGGGTGACAGTGTCTCCCTGGCGTCGGACAGCCTGTGTCTGGGGCAACCGCGCCACGCCTACGTGGACACCTGCAGCGATAGCGGCAGTGCCGTGGTGGTGATCTACGACCACCAGATTCCCATCACGCCGGACATCGAGTTCGTGAAGCAGAACTCGGAGATAGTGCTGCTGCGCACCAAGGATCCCCAGCCACAGGCGCTACAGCTGCACGAGATGCGCGAGCTGCAGCAGCTGCCGACGAACCTGGCTGGAACGCCGGACTCCTCGCCGGATGGCCAGGCGCCACCGCAGCCGGCCACAGCAACCGTGGCGCCCGCCAAGCAGCGACTCTCCTCCTTCCGCGCCACCAGCGAACAGCAGCTGCAGCTCCTCGGACGCGGCAGTCCCCAAAGAGGTAAAGCCACCACTGAGCCGGCACAGGACCAgcacccaccaccaccaccacccccccagcagcagcagcaggtggCCAGTGAGCTGCAGCCAGTAGATCCTGTCAAGCGCCAGCTGCCGCCCAAACCGAACAGCCTGAGCCTTTTCAGTGGCCCAGCGCCCAACACGCTGGCCAGCGACAAGCCCCTGGTGCCCCGAAAGTCAGACTTTAAGGCCGATCTTGATGCCAAAATACGCAGACAGAAGCACAAAGTCCAACAGCAattgcagcaacagcagcaatcgCCGCCTCAGCAGCAAGCACCTTCCGCCACACaaccgcaacaacaacagtcaCCACCACAACAGTCGCCCCCAAACCGAAACTGTAATGTCACTAATAAGCCAGCCGCCAATGTTACTGCATCCGCATCAGCATCTGCATCTAAAGTGAACCAAAATCATAGAAATCCATGCCAAAATCAGACAGCTGCATCATCCAATCATAAGCAATATAAGACGCCCCCAGCCTGCCCGACATACTCATCTTCATCGACATCGCTACCATCGCTACCATCGCTACCATCATTGCCATTATCAGTCAGCACCTCATCAGCAAACTCTCCGCCATCGATGTTGCCCGCCAGTGCCCGACCAGTAGCCCACTCACCACATCTATACTCCAATGCCAATGCCAATGCTAGTGTCCCAGCCAATCCTCATAGCCCGGCCAATGCCCATGCCAATGTCAAGCCGTGCATTACGCCCAGGCCGGCTTCGTTGTCGG gaggaggagcaggtgGCGGTGGATCCACGCGCATCGCCCGCCGTTCGTCCATCAACCAGGCCAAGCCACCGCCGCCAGTCAGACGCAGCTCTTCGGTGACCCCCAGTCCCAATGCCTCGGTTGGG CTGAAGCAACCGCAGCAGCCAGAGCACCTGCACctgcaccagcagcagctaaGCAGCTCCAGCGAGCActtgccgccgccgccggctTTCCTGCTGGACTCCATGCCGCAAAGTCCGCCGCCAGCCGCCATGCCCAGCTCGGCGCTGAAGGTATCCGAGACGGTGCGAGCCCTGGCGGCCTTGCGCCATCAGCCGGCCTCTCCGGTGGCTTTGAGACGcatgcagcaacaacagcagcagcagcagcaacagctacaacaccagcaacagcaacagctactacagcagcagcagcagcaacaacagcctTTTCTACAG TCCCTGCACCAGTCCCCCTCGAACGATGATCTAAGCTACGAAGTCTACTACGACTCCTACCTGGATCTGCACGCCTATGCTCCCGCCCAGCAACGCCTTACCCAACATCAACAGCAgtatcagcaacagcaacagcaacatctcATGTatctgcaacagcaacatcaggcTGCCCAGCCGCCTGTCTATCAAGCTCCGCCGCCCGTCGACGCC ACGTTCCGCACCTCATCACCTGCCGCTGGCGGAggcgggggcgggggcggCATTTACGCCCAACCCAAGCTGGTCAACAGCATGTCCAGCTTCCGCACCAGTAGCCCCAGTCCCAACGGACACGCTCACCCACTGCCACCGACACAGCCCAAGGCGAACCCGAATCTGATAGCACAGCTCAATGCACGACTCAACAGCaagcaacagcaccagcagcacGAGGGGATCTACGgcaaccagcagcagcagcaacagcaacccgGAGGGGATTCGATTTATATGCGAGGAGGTTTGCCCATGTCGCAAACGCCTCAGCAGCAACACTTTGACG CTGCCCAAATGTCGAACAACATGCGACAAGTCCATCCACCGTACCAGCACCACCAGTCGCAgtcacagcaacagcagcagcattaCACCTGCCCGCCTCCGCTGGAGGAtccaccgccgccgcccaTTTACGCCGCCGGCGCTTCGGCCACGATGCCCAAGAAGATGGCCCGCCCCCTTGTCGGCCATGCGCCGCATGCGAGCGCCTATGCAGCTGCTTCGGCCACGGCCACGCTGCCCAAAAACAtaatgcaacagcagcaacagcaccgattgctgcaacagcaacagcagcagcagcaatatcaacagccaacaggCATGGGCaatgggaatggaaatggCCATGGTCACGGACACGTAAGTCACCGTCCGCAGTTGCCACTGCCCCAGCAGAAGATGCGGGctgcccagcagcagcagcagcacttggtggagcagcaacaccagccgCCCATCCCATCGCGGCATTCGAGTGTCCAGCAAAAGATATTCGTTTCGACGAATCCATTCATCCAAACGACGGCAGTCAAGTTCCACTCTCCATCCGCCTCGCCAATTTGCGGCTCCCCGGGATCTGGCACCGGATCGGTATCTGGATCTGGGTCTTTGGCCAGCATTTATGCGACAACAGCACGAGGCAGTCACCAGCAACATCcgcaccagcaacagcaacaacaacagcactACTATCGCGATGTTGCTGGAGGCAATAGCAATGGCGGTGGTGGATACTACAACCACAATGCCCatggccacgcccactccaACGCCCATGCCAATGCCCATGCCCATGTCCAGGCACATCATGCAA cCTGA